In the genome of Streptomyces violaceoruber, the window TGCAGACCGGCCTCCGGCTCGGGCGCGGACCGGACGAGGGAGCGCAGCCAGCCGCTCAGTTCCTCGAAGTCGATGCGCTCGGTGGGGTCCTGACGCAGCAGCGACTCCACGACCGGCCGGAGCGGCCCGCACTCCTCGGCGAAGGCGGGCGGCTCCGCGCACACGATCTGCACCAGCTCGGCGGTCGACTCCTCCGGGTAGGGCGCGTGCCCCTGCACGGCACGGAAGAGCAGCGCGCCGAGGGCCCACAGGTCGGTGGCGGGACCGATGGGCGCGGCCAACTGCCAGTTCTCGTGCACGGGCCCGGCCTGTTCCGGCGCCCAGCGCTCGGTCACGGGACCGACCACGGCCATCCGTGTCTGCCGGGCCCGCTCGGCGGCGAGCGCGGTGGCCGGATTCCGCTGCCCGGGCGCACGCCCGGCCAGGTCGTCCCAGCCCGCGGCGGGCCGGGGCCCGCCCTCGCGCTCCGGGTCGGCCGCCCTTGGGGGCGCTGCCCGCCACGGCCCGGCGGCGGCCTCGGAAGCGGTCTCCCGCGACCGTGCGGCGGGCCCGGCGGTGGTCTCCCGCCACGGAACTGCGGACCCCGCGGTGTCCTCCGGCCGGGCACCGGGCAGGGCCCGTCCGGCCGCCGGGCCGGAGCCGGCGGCCGGTTCACCGGCCGGGCGGGGGGCGGGGAACGCCGGGTCGCCCGTGGGACGTGCGGCGGAGGAGGCCGGATCACCGGGGGTACGGGGCGTGGCGCCGTGCCAGGCAGTGGTGCCTACACCGTAGGGGTCCGTGATCTGCCCCGGCGGCACGGCGGCACCGGACGTGGCGGGGTCGCCGACGCTCTCCTCGTCCCACGGTGCGCCGGACGCGGCGTCGGGCCCTATGGCATACGGAGCCTGGCCGGAACCGGCGGCGAAGGCGGCCCGGCCGCTTCCCTGGCCGGGCCGGGCGCCCGGCGCGCCGCCGCCCGCCTCGACGCCGTGTCCGGGCCATGCCCCGCCGGGCGCGCTGCCGTGCGGCGGCCGGCCGGCGCCGTCGTCGTCGTACGAGGAGCCGGGACCCGTGGCGAGGCCCGGGCGTCCGCCGCTCGTGCCGGAGCCACCGGCCTGCGTGGCGCCGTCGGGGGCGGGCCGGACGCCCGGCAGGGCCGCGCGGCCGTTCTGGGCCTCCTGGATGCGGGCCGCGGCCCTGGCTCCGGCACGGTAGGCGGCGATCGCGCCGGCCCGGGCGGCGCGGGCGTCCGCGGCGGCGTCGAGCGAGGCGGGTGCGAGGCCTGCGGGGGCGGTGCCGGGCGCCGGGGTCCCGGGCACCGGGAGCCCGCCGACGCCCCGCGCCTCGATGGCCGCCCGCCGGGCGGCCTCGGGGTCGGCGTCCCCCGGACCGAAGACCCCGGCGCGGGGAACGCCGCCGCCCGCACCGGAGACTGCGTCGCGCTCGGGCGCACCGTCCGGTTCGCCGTCGGGCGGCGGGGGCACCGGGTCGTACCCGCACAGCGCCTCCTCCGCCGCCCCGACCGCCAGGCCGGTCAGCATGACCCGTCCGTCGTCGCAGACGAGCACGGTGCGCGCGGTGATGTTGCGGTGCACCCAGCCGTACGAGTGCAGCACCCGCAGTGCCAGGAGGACGTCGGAGGCCACCTCGGCCGCCCGGTACGGCGTCAGGGTCTGTTCGGTGAGCAGCGCGGCCAGCGGCCTCGCGGCCACCAGCTCGCTGGCGATCCACAGCGAGCCGCCCTCGGCGAAGACGTCGAAGACCTGGTCCAGGCGCGGATGGTCGGGCACCGCCGCCGCGGCCTGCGCTGCCTCGACGGCACGCCGCACCACCGGGTCGGCCGGACTCCTGGGCCCGCCCGAGGCCGTGGGCCGCCTGCCGGAGTGCCGGACACCGCCGTCCCGGGCGGTGAAGCCGTCGGGCAGGCCGTCCGCGTCGAGCACCTCGGCCTCGACGACCTCCGGCAACGGCACCTGCCGGACCAGGACTTCCTGGCCGCTGTAGGTGTCGAAGGCGCGGGTCTCGGTGAGTTCGTACTCGTCGGACGGCGGCAGGGGCAGGCGGTAGCGGTCGGCGAGTACCCGTCCCGCGTAGTCGTCCACGTCGCCACCCCCGGCAGCCGTCGGTCAATTCCGTTCGCCCGGCGGGCCGTTCCGGCTGCGTACGGTCCGCAACCACTCACGATACGTGCCGGAGGCAACCCGCAATGAGCTGATGCCAGATATCGGGCGGCTCAAACCCGGGTCCCGTCGCCCCGGGGCCCGGGTCCCGTCGCCCCGGGGCCCGGGTCCCTGCGCTCAGGACTTGGGTTCGAAGGTCTTCGACAGGGTCCGCCAGGTGTCCCGGCGCAGATCGTCGCCCCAGTCGGCGGCCTTCGCGGTGTACATGAGCGCGTAGCCCTGGTGGTCGTTGACGACGAACCCGCGGTCGACGGTGCGGTACTTGGTGCCGCCGTCGGTGTAGGTGAACTCCCAGTCGGCCGCGTTCCAGTCCCGGTAGCCCACCTTCTCTATGCGGACCTTCTGGTAGTTCGAGCGGACCATGTACTGCTCCTGGCTCTTCCAGTCCGCGACGGGGTCGCCCTTGGGCGTGGAGGTCCAGGCGACCAGCAGCTTCTGCCCGCGGGGCCCGGTGAACCGGTCGCCCGAGGAGCCCGTGGAGGCGAACTTCCAGCCCTCGGGCAGTCCGATGCGGTAGCCCTGGCCGCCCTGGTGGGTGGTGGCCACGTCCTCGTCGTCGTCGGACTTCCCGGCGTCGTCCGACTCGCCGCCGGTCTCGCCGGACGCGCCCGCCGCGGTGTCCGGGGCGCCGGTCTGGTCCCCGTTCGCCGCGGGGTCGGAGGCGGAGCCGTCGGTCCCCGTGCCGCTCTGCTCGTCCTGCTTGGTGTCGCCGCTCGCGCCGGCGGAGGCGACCGCCTTGCCGCCGTTGCCGCCCTCGGCGCCCTTGTCGTCGTCGCCACCGCCGAGCGTGAGCGCCAGCACGGTGCCGAGCACGGCCAGCGCCACGACCACCGCGATGATGATCAGCGTCCGGCGCGGCACCACGTCGGTGAGCGGGGCCCGGGGCACGGGCCGGGCGGGCAGGTCGGGCGGCGGTACGACGGGCCAGCCGGAGCTCCGCGCTCCCCCGGCCGCGTTCGCCGCACCGGCCCCCGGGCCGACAGCACCGGGACGCGTGCCCGCACTCGCGCCGGGTCCCGAGGCCGATCCCGCCCTCGGCGCCGGCGGGGCGGCTGCCGTCCCGGCGGGTCCGTGGGCGGTGGCCCCTTGGGCCGTGGATCCGTGGCGGACCGTGGATCCCTGGGCCGTGGACCCGTGCACGGTGGAACCGTGGGCGGTGGGCGTCCCCGCGGCTCCCGCCGCACTCCGGCCGCCGTCGCCGGGCTTGGCCCGCGAGGCGGCCGCGGCGCCCGCCGCACCCGCCCCGACCGCGGCCTTGCGCACGGAACGCAGCGCTCCGCGGAGCTTCTCCCCGGCCTCCTCGCCCAGCTTGCCGCCGGAGCCCTGGGAACCGCCGCCGCGGCGCCTTCGCCCGTCCGGCTGCGGGGGCAGCGGCACGACCTTGGTGGCGTCGACCGGCTCGGTCCCGGCCGTCTGCTCGGGCGCGTGGATGACCTTGTTCAGCATCGCGCGGGCGCCCGCGTCGTCGAGCCGCTGGTCGGGGTCCTTGGTGAGCAGCCCGTAGATGACGTCCCGCAGCGGGCCGGCGTTCTTCGGCTCCTCCAGGTTCTCCGTCATCACCGCGGTGAGCGTCGCGATCGCCGAGCCCCGGTCGTAGGGCGGGGTGCCCTCGACGGCGGCGTACAGCAGCCCGCCCAGCGACCAGAGGTCGGCGGCCGGGCCGGGCTTGTGGCCGCGGGCGCGCTCGGGCGAGATGTAGGAGGGGGCACCGACCAGCATGCCGGTGGAGGTGATGGAGGGGTCGCCCTCGACCTGGGCGATGCCGAAGTCGGTGAGCACGACCCGGCCGTCCTCGGCGATCAGTACGTTCGACGGCTTCACGTCGCGGTGCAGGATGCCCTCGCGGTGCGCGGAGCGCAGCACGTCCAGGACCGCGAGGCCGACCTCGGCGGCGCGCCTGGGCTCCAGCAGTCCGTCCTCACGGATGGCCTCGGCGAGCGACTTGCCCTCGACGAGTTCCATCACGATCCACGGCCGGTCGTCCTCCTCGACCACGTCGTAGACCGTGACGGCGCTGTTGTTGCGGATCCGCGCGATCGCCTTGGCCTCGCGCAGCGTGCGC includes:
- a CDS encoding protein kinase produces the protein MDDYAGRVLADRYRLPLPPSDEYELTETRAFDTYSGQEVLVRQVPLPEVVEAEVLDADGLPDGFTARDGGVRHSGRRPTASGGPRSPADPVVRRAVEAAQAAAAVPDHPRLDQVFDVFAEGGSLWIASELVAARPLAALLTEQTLTPYRAAEVASDVLLALRVLHSYGWVHRNITARTVLVCDDGRVMLTGLAVGAAEEALCGYDPVPPPPDGEPDGAPERDAVSGAGGGVPRAGVFGPGDADPEAARRAAIEARGVGGLPVPGTPAPGTAPAGLAPASLDAAADARAARAGAIAAYRAGARAAARIQEAQNGRAALPGVRPAPDGATQAGGSGTSGGRPGLATGPGSSYDDDGAGRPPHGSAPGGAWPGHGVEAGGGAPGARPGQGSGRAAFAAGSGQAPYAIGPDAASGAPWDEESVGDPATSGAAVPPGQITDPYGVGTTAWHGATPRTPGDPASSAARPTGDPAFPAPRPAGEPAAGSGPAAGRALPGARPEDTAGSAVPWRETTAGPAARSRETASEAAAGPWRAAPPRAADPEREGGPRPAAGWDDLAGRAPGQRNPATALAAERARQTRMAVVGPVTERWAPEQAGPVHENWQLAAPIGPATDLWALGALLFRAVQGHAPYPEESTAELVQIVCAEPPAFAEECGPLRPVVESLLRQDPTERIDFEELSGWLRSLVRSAPEPEAGLHVISAPPVETGRLPIVRRRGELVRRRRAGLPAHHGRHKRGRGETDRSPRSLGRTLLLLILLAMAGAVAYAMFFMPKNDTNGAGAPDRTGAAGEASQAPPAKSPDAGGESRPDRSSPAPDPGASRTAGGSTEPQSNVADGFTLRKDAEGFRVAVAEGWNRTPRNGSGQVVYGKGDFELIVVPGRDRASEFGDDPMAYQRDSEPELASYRASSWATSSGLKTIEVGGRTMAEGQFTWTGAGGELYVRNVAVLIDGRYHVVQVRGPEGERDEVTRLFEQASATYQYTR
- a CDS encoding serine/threonine-protein kinase, translated to MSEAERAGTSRTDKSARLLAGRYRLGDVLGRGGMGTVWRAEDETLGRTVAVKELRFPGNIDEEEKRRLITRTLREAKAIARIRNNSAVTVYDVVEEDDRPWIVMELVEGKSLAEAIREDGLLEPRRAAEVGLAVLDVLRSAHREGILHRDVKPSNVLIAEDGRVVLTDFGIAQVEGDPSITSTGMLVGAPSYISPERARGHKPGPAADLWSLGGLLYAAVEGTPPYDRGSAIATLTAVMTENLEEPKNAGPLRDVIYGLLTKDPDQRLDDAGARAMLNKVIHAPEQTAGTEPVDATKVVPLPPQPDGRRRRGGGSQGSGGKLGEEAGEKLRGALRSVRKAAVGAGAAGAAAASRAKPGDGGRSAAGAAGTPTAHGSTVHGSTAQGSTVRHGSTAQGATAHGPAGTAAAPPAPRAGSASGPGASAGTRPGAVGPGAGAANAAGGARSSGWPVVPPPDLPARPVPRAPLTDVVPRRTLIIIAVVVALAVLGTVLALTLGGGDDDKGAEGGNGGKAVASAGASGDTKQDEQSGTGTDGSASDPAANGDQTGAPDTAAGASGETGGESDDAGKSDDDEDVATTHQGGQGYRIGLPEGWKFASTGSSGDRFTGPRGQKLLVAWTSTPKGDPVADWKSQEQYMVRSNYQKVRIEKVGYRDWNAADWEFTYTDGGTKYRTVDRGFVVNDHQGYALMYTAKAADWGDDLRRDTWRTLSKTFEPKS